The genomic window GACTGCTGGGCCTGGGCCGCCAAAGGGCCCGCAAGCAGGCCGCCAAACAGGAGTACTCGAAAGAAGGGACGCATTCGGAAAATCAGAGACTAAGAATCGGAAACGATACAAAAATACGGGGCGGGCTATTTGGTGGGCTTGATAACCAAAACTTCCCCCAGCTTCACATTGGCGTCGGCCTTGTTGTTCCACTCCATCACCTGCTTGATGCTCACCCCGTAGCGCCGGGCAATGCCGTACATCGACTCGCCGGCTACCACCGTGTGGCTCACCGGGGCTACCACAGCCGCCGCGGCTACTTCCGGCGTGCCCGTGGCGGGGCTAGCGGCGGCCATGGCGGTAGTAGGAGCCACCACGCGCAGCACCTGACCCAGGCGCAACGACGGGCTGGCGGGCAAATTGTTCCAGGCAATCAGGTCGGCGGGGCGCAGGCCGTACTTGCGGGCCACGGCGTAGAGGGTTTCGCCTTTCAGTACGGTGTGCTGGCCGTTGGCCGGTACTGGCTCCACAGCAGTGGCAGTAGGCGCCGAGTAGGAGGGCGGCAGCGGGCGGGCCGCCGGGCTGGTGGCAGCGGCAGGTTCAGCCGCCGGCGTCGGCGCTTTGGCCGGCGCAGTAGCTACTGGAGCGGGGGCCGCTTTGGGAGCGGCCGGCTGGGCCGCCGGGACTTTCACGGGCTGGGCCGCTACGGCTTCGTCCCGGGGCTCATCGGCAACGGGGGCCGCGGTGGGCAGGGGCTTTTTGGGCTGTTGAACCACGGGTGTCTCCTTCGGCGCTGGTTTGGCGGGGGCGGCAGGCTTGCTGGCCGCCGTGGCCTCGGGCAGCTCGTTCAGGTTTTCCATGTGGTCATCCGTCACGCTGTCGGCCTGGGTTACCAGGGTCTTGTCGGCGTTGGTCGTGGCCGAATCGGCGTCGGTGGCATCTTCCAGAATCCGGTTGGCGGCGGCCGTCGTGCCGGTGTAGGGCTCGGACTCATCCTGGGCTTTTTCCTTTTTGCGGACTGGTTTGGCCGGCGCCGGTGCGGGAGCGGCCGGCTGCGGGGCGCGCTCGAAGGCGGCCAGGGCAGCGGCGTTGTCGCTCTTGGCGTACTCGATGGCGACTTCCTTGGGCCGGGTGTGCTGCAGCCACAGAATGCGGCCCGGGCGCAGCTCCTCGTTGCGGGGCATGCGGTTTTTGCTCCAGATGGCCTTGGCCCGCACCCCGTATTTCTGCGACACGGTGGCTATACTCTCGCCGGGCTGGGCCACGTGGTACTCCACGGCGGCCTTATCCCGCTTTTTCTGCACGAAGTAAGGCTGACCCACCACGATGTTGTCGAAGGCAAACAAGTCGTTGTACTGCATGAACTTGCGCATCTTCACCCCGGCCCGCTGAGCCAGGCTCTCCTTGGTGTCGCCGGGCAGGGCAATGATGGCGCGCAAGCCGTTGACCTGCACGAAATCGGCGTTTTGCGGGTCAGGTTTGGGCTCGTGCAGGAGCTGGCCGGCGGCGGCCGTTTTCTGCTGGGCCGCCATGGCCGTAAGTTGCAGCGGGTCGGTTACGGGTACCAGAATGGTGTAGGCCTTATCCAGGGGCACGGGGCCGTCGTTGAGCAGCCAGCGGTTGTGCTTGGCCAGCTCCGCGGGGCTGGTTTGCAACGAAGCCGCCAGGGCCGAGAGCTGCTGCCCGGCCGCGGCCGGAAATTCGGCCAGCAGCATCGGGGGCTTGGGGTTTTGACCGCAGGCGGGCTCAAAGGCTACTTTGTGGGCCAGAAACGTCAGCACGTAGGTGTGAGTCTGCTCGGTGACTTCCATTTCGGTGGCGTCGAAGTCGGTGGGCAGGGTGTAGGGCTTGGCCCCGGTCAGGCCCAGGTTGTAGCTGAGCAGGGTATTGAGCCAGTTGTGAAACGTGTTGTTGTTGCGCAGAAAGTACTTGGCCGCCGCCCGCGACGAAGCCACGATGTGCTTACGCTCGTCCACCACGTCGTTGACGACCACGCCCAGCTCCGTGGCCGACTCGCGCTTGAACTGCCAGTAGCCCACTGCGTCGTGGATGGACTGGGCCTCACCCTGCAGGCCGCTTTCCTGGAGCACCAGGTAGCGGAAATCCAGGGGCACGCCCTCGGTCTGAAACACCCGGTCGATAAGCGGAAAGTGGGCGTCGGCCAGGTTTACGCGGGCCTGAAACGAGGGCTGGTAACGCCGGATGGCGTCTACTTTCTGTTGGACGGCGGCCCGGCCTCCCTCGGTGAGGCGCAGGTGCAAACCGGCAAAATAGAGGTCCGCGGGGACCGTCACGCTCTGGGCCGCGGCCAGCAGCGGCAGCAGGCAGAGCAGCGTGAGTATAAGTCGTTTCATAGGAGGCAAACCGGTAGTTCTGGCTTCAATCCTACTGAGGACCAGCGCCGACCGTGTACAAAGTAGGCGAAAAAACCCTGGATACGGCAGAAAAAGCCGTAAAAATGCTCATTTTTCAAGCCGTAGTTCCTGCCCCAATCCGGCCCGTCGAGCCGACCGGTGCAAAATCCGGGCGGCAAAAACCCGAACGGGGCCGCCGCTTTTGCCAAGCCGCGGCCCCGTTCGGGTGCTGGTTTCACAGGGAAGAAATCCGGGGTGCTTAGCCGCCGAAGCCCGTGCCGGGCCCGCCGCCGCCGCCGGGTGGCCGGCCGCCGGGAATGCCGCCGGGCGGGCCAAATTGCCGGTTTCCGTCGCGCGGTGCATCGGTGGGGGCTGCGCCGCCTGCGCCGCTGAAGTTGCGCAGGTTGTAAGTAAACATCAGCATGAAGTAGCGCTGCAGGATGTTGGTGCGTACGTCTTCGGTGTAGGCGTCGGTGATGTTGCGCTGAATGCTGTTGTTCTGGGCCAGCAAATCGAAGGCGTAGAGCTTGATTTCGGCCTGCTGCTTGGCAAACAGCTTTTTGCCCAGGCTGGCGTTCCAAAGCACGAAGTTCTGGTTATAGCCCGCCGTCAGGCCCGAATAAGCCAGGTGGTTCACTTCCGACTGCAAAGTCACGCCCTTGACCAGAATCCAGTTCAGGCGCAGAGTGGTGTTCTGACGGAAATACTGGCTGTTGCTGTTGCTCTGCACCGTATTGCGGGCGTAGGTCTGGCTGGAGTTGGAGGAAATGGTGAAATCGAGCTCGGGGCTGATATTGCTGCTCAGCACCGCGCCCAGGGCGAAATTGGGGGAGCGGTTGTAGTTGAGCACTCCGTTGACGAAGCCCGGTGTTTGGCTGAAGCTGGCCGAGGCGTTCAGGTTCAGGTTCGACTTGATGGGCTTCAGCGGCAGGGTGTAGTTGGCAAACGAGCGGAGCGAATACTGGTTGTTCAGGTTGACGGGCCGGATGATGGTACCGCCGGCGGGCACGATGACGTTGGTGCCGTCGATGGGCGTGGGCTGCCGCACGACGGTGGTGCTGTTGGCAATGGAATTGTTGGTAAACGAGCCGCCAATGAGGGCAAAAAAGGAGCGCGAGGTTTCGGGCTGGGTCGAGGAGTAGCGCAAGAACAGGTTGTGCGAGTATTCCTGGGCCAGGTCGGGGTTGCCGGTCCGGATCTGGAGCTGGTTGGAGTTATTTACTACGGCCTGCAGCTGGCTGATGCTCGGATTCTGGGTGCGGGTCTGGTAATTGAGGCGCAGGTTTTGGTTGCGGGAGAATTTGTACTGCAGCGTGGCATTAGGCAAAACGCTCCAGAACGGCCGGTCGGTGGTGGCCGTCTGCGGAAACTCCTGCTCGTTGTGGAGCTGGGCGTACTGCACCGACGAGCCCACGGCCCACTCCAGCTTCTCGAACTGGTAGCGGTAAGTCAGCCCGCCGGAGTTGGTGACGTAGCGGCTGGTAAAGACGTTGCTGAGCTGCTCGTCCAGCTCGCGCTGCTCCCCGCTGAGCAGGTTGTAGGTTTTTTTGTCGGAGTCGTTGGGCGAGTAGTTCAGCGAGTAGTTCAGCTGAAGCTGGCTTTTCAGACTGATTGGCTCGGTGTAGTTGGCCGAGCCGTTCCAGGTCCACCCGATTTGGTCGAGGCGGGAGTACTGGTTGGTTTGGGTAACCCGGGCCTCGGGCCGGGCGGTGTAGTCGAAGTTGTCGGAAAACAGGTAGTTGTCCGCGTTCCGGTCGTTGTAGGTGGTGTTCAGGCCCAGCGAGAAGGTCCGGCCGCGCTTGGCGAAGCGGTGGCGGTAGAGCACCTGGTTGGTAAAGGTCAGGCCGGTCTGGTCGGAGTTGTAGCGGCTGCGGTTGGCGCTCTGCACGCTGTCGGGCACGTCCGAAAAGGCGCTCAAAAAGGTGTTGCCGTCCAGGTTACTGTCGCTCGAATTGTTCTGCATCGTCAGGCGCGGCTGCCACAGGATGGAGTTGGCGCTGTCGATTTTGTAGTCGAGGCGCAGGCTGAAGCGGTTGTTGATGTTGCGGGCCGAGCCGTCCGACACCTCGTCGTAGCCCAGGGTGCGGCCCCGGGTCAGCACGTTGTAGAGGCGGTTGGTGGTGCTGTTGGAGTTGTTGTCGCTCAGGTTAAAAAAGTAGCTGGCCTGCACGTCCACTTTTTTGCCCCAGGTGTCGGAGAAGTTCAGGCCCACGGCGTGGGTCGTGGAAATGCCGCTGGCCTGGTTCACCAAGAAGTTGCCGGCGTTGCCGCCGCCCTGCTGCCCGCCGCCGCGGTTGCCACCCTGGCCGCCTTGGCCACCCCGGGCTCCGCCCTGGCCGCCGCGGTTGCCGCCCCCGCCCTGGGCCGAGGTGCCGATGACACCCAGCAAATCGTCGGTGCCGAAGTTCTGCTCGTTCACGTTGTTAGACTGAGCTACCACCGAAAAGCGGCGCGCACCCTTAAACGAGTTGATGTTGCCGCTCACCCGGTACTTGCCGTCGGAGAGGCTGTTGCTGCCGCTGCTGGGCCCGTAGCCGGCCACGATGCGCCCAAACTGCCCGTTGCGGAAGCTGGGCTTGGTCACGATGTTGATGGTTTTCTCGGTGTTGCCGTCATTGAAGCCGGTGAACTGCGACTGGTCGCTGCGGCGGTCAAACACCTGGATTTTGTCGATGGCCTCGGCCGGCAGATTTTTCAGCACGGCGTCCGGGTCGCTGCCAAAAAACTCCTTGCCGTCGACGGTGATGCGCTGCACCTGCTCGCCCTGGGCCTGCACTTTGCCGTCCTGCACCACCACGCCGGGCATTTTGGTAATCAAATCCTGGGCATTGGCGTCGGGGTTGGTTTTGAAGGCCCGGGAGTCGTACTGGGTTGTGTCGCCCTTCTGCACGGCGGCGGCGGCCTGGCCCACCACTTCCACGCCTTTTAGCTTCACCTGGCTGGTAGCCAAAGTGAGGGCGCCCAAAGCCACGGGCCCGTTGGTAACTTCCACCGGCCGCCGCAGCGTGACGTAGCCCAGAAAAGAGGCTGTCAGAATATAGCGGCCGGGTGCGGCAGGTATCGAAAAGCTGCCCGTCGGATCCACGGCGGTGCCGGTCTTGGCCGAGTCGGGCAGGTGCACGAGCAGCACGTTGGCCCCAATCAGCGGCGACTGATCAGTAATGTCGACCACGCGGCCGGAAACGGGGTAAGTTTGCGCAAATCCGGGGAGAGCCCCGAACAACAATACTAGTAATACAGCTACTTTTCTCATCATCCTATTGAGCCTGAAGCTCAATAGACGCGGCTTGAAGGCAAATGTTTAACCCAGCCCCGGAAAATTATCGTTTGCGCACCAGCAGCAGGCCGTCGCGCAGGGGCAGAAACACGTTTTCCACCCGCTCATCCTGCTGCACGAAGTCGTTGAAAGCCCGCACGGCGTGGGCGTCCTTGTCGGCCGGCTTCAGCGGGTAGGAGGGCAGGGCCTTGCCGCTCCACAGCACATTGTCAATTAAGATAAAGCCGCCGGGCCGCACCTGGGGCAGCACCAGCTCGTAATAGCGGGCGTTGTTGATTTTATCGGCGTCGATAAACACCAAATCCCAGGTTTGCGGCAGCGTAGCCAGCACGGCAGCCGCGTCGCCGATGTGCAGGTGAATTCGGTCGGTAAGGCCGGC from Hymenobacter chitinivorans DSM 11115 includes these protein-coding regions:
- a CDS encoding lytic transglycosylase domain-containing protein translates to MKRLILTLLCLLPLLAAAQSVTVPADLYFAGLHLRLTEGGRAAVQQKVDAIRRYQPSFQARVNLADAHFPLIDRVFQTEGVPLDFRYLVLQESGLQGEAQSIHDAVGYWQFKRESATELGVVVNDVVDERKHIVASSRAAAKYFLRNNNTFHNWLNTLLSYNLGLTGAKPYTLPTDFDATEMEVTEQTHTYVLTFLAHKVAFEPACGQNPKPPMLLAEFPAAAGQQLSALAASLQTSPAELAKHNRWLLNDGPVPLDKAYTILVPVTDPLQLTAMAAQQKTAAAGQLLHEPKPDPQNADFVQVNGLRAIIALPGDTKESLAQRAGVKMRKFMQYNDLFAFDNIVVGQPYFVQKKRDKAAVEYHVAQPGESIATVSQKYGVRAKAIWSKNRMPRNEELRPGRILWLQHTRPKEVAIEYAKSDNAAALAAFERAPQPAAPAPAPAKPVRKKEKAQDESEPYTGTTAAANRILEDATDADSATTNADKTLVTQADSVTDDHMENLNELPEATAASKPAAPAKPAPKETPVVQQPKKPLPTAAPVADEPRDEAVAAQPVKVPAAQPAAPKAAPAPVATAPAKAPTPAAEPAAATSPAARPLPPSYSAPTATAVEPVPANGQHTVLKGETLYAVARKYGLRPADLIAWNNLPASPSLRLGQVLRVVAPTTAMAAASPATGTPEVAAAAVVAPVSHTVVAGESMYGIARRYGVSIKQVMEWNNKADANVKLGEVLVIKPTK
- a CDS encoding TonB-dependent receptor family protein, with translation MVDITDQSPLIGANVLLVHLPDSAKTGTAVDPTGSFSIPAAPGRYILTASFLGYVTLRRPVEVTNGPVALGALTLATSQVKLKGVEVVGQAAAAVQKGDTTQYDSRAFKTNPDANAQDLITKMPGVVVQDGKVQAQGEQVQRITVDGKEFFGSDPDAVLKNLPAEAIDKIQVFDRRSDQSQFTGFNDGNTEKTINIVTKPSFRNGQFGRIVAGYGPSSGSNSLSDGKYRVSGNINSFKGARRFSVVAQSNNVNEQNFGTDDLLGVIGTSAQGGGGNRGGQGGARGGQGGQGGNRGGGQQGGGNAGNFLVNQASGISTTHAVGLNFSDTWGKKVDVQASYFFNLSDNNSNSTTNRLYNVLTRGRTLGYDEVSDGSARNINNRFSLRLDYKIDSANSILWQPRLTMQNNSSDSNLDGNTFLSAFSDVPDSVQSANRSRYNSDQTGLTFTNQVLYRHRFAKRGRTFSLGLNTTYNDRNADNYLFSDNFDYTARPEARVTQTNQYSRLDQIGWTWNGSANYTEPISLKSQLQLNYSLNYSPNDSDKKTYNLLSGEQRELDEQLSNVFTSRYVTNSGGLTYRYQFEKLEWAVGSSVQYAQLHNEQEFPQTATTDRPFWSVLPNATLQYKFSRNQNLRLNYQTRTQNPSISQLQAVVNNSNQLQIRTGNPDLAQEYSHNLFLRYSSTQPETSRSFFALIGGSFTNNSIANSTTVVRQPTPIDGTNVIVPAGGTIIRPVNLNNQYSLRSFANYTLPLKPIKSNLNLNASASFSQTPGFVNGVLNYNRSPNFALGAVLSSNISPELDFTISSNSSQTYARNTVQSNSNSQYFRQNTTLRLNWILVKGVTLQSEVNHLAYSGLTAGYNQNFVLWNASLGKKLFAKQQAEIKLYAFDLLAQNNSIQRNITDAYTEDVRTNILQRYFMLMFTYNLRNFSGAGGAAPTDAPRDGNRQFGPPGGIPGGRPPGGGGGPGTGFGG
- a CDS encoding O-methyltransferase, yielding MHPDELQAYAENHSSPEPELLRRLNRETHVQVLAPRMLSGHLQGRVLSMLSHMVRPRRVLELGTFTGYSALCLAEGLLPDGELHTVEQNPELEARIRRYVAEAGLTDRIHLHIGDAAAVLATLPQTWDLVFIDADKINNARYYELVLPQVRPGGFILIDNVLWSGKALPSYPLKPADKDAHAVRAFNDFVQQDERVENVFLPLRDGLLLVRKR